In the Qipengyuania gelatinilytica genome, TCACGGTCTGGCCGATCTCGATCATTTCGCTGGGGTGGTTGACGCGCTTGTAGCTCATGTCGGTGACGTGGAGCAGGCCGTCGATACCGCCGAGGTCGACGAATGCGCCGTAGTCGGTGATGTTCTTGACGACGCCGTCGATCACCTGGCCTTCAGCCAGCTTGTCGATCAGTTCGCTGCGCTGTTCTGCACGGGTCTCTTCGAGGACCGCGCGACGCGAAACGACGATGTTACCGCGGCGACGGTCCATCTTCAGGATCTGGAAGGGCTGCGGCATGTCCATCAGCGGGGTGACGTCGCGCACGGGGCGGATGTCGACCTGCGAGCCGGGGAGGAAGGCCACTGCGCCGTCGAGGTCGACGGTGAAGCCACCCTTGACGCGGCCGAAGATGCGGCCGTCGACCCGCTTGCCTTCGCCGAATTCGCTTTCAAGCTTGTCCCATGCAGCTTCGCGGCGTGCACGGTCGCGCGACAGCATTGCTTCGCCGTCTGCGTTTTCGATGCGGTCGACGAATACTTCGACTTCCGAGCCGACTTCGAGGCCGTGCTCGTCTTCGCCGCGCATGAATTCCTTGAGATCGACGCGGCCTTCGCTCTTCAGGCCGACATCGATGTGGGCCATGCCGTTTTCGATGGAGGTGACGGTGCCCTTGACGACGCGGCCTTCGAAACCGCCGTCATCTGCGCCGCCGAGCTGCTCGTCGAGCATTGCCGCGAAATCGTCGCGGGTCGGATTGGCTGAGGTTGCCATGAGTTGTGTAGTCCTAACTAACGTTTGCTACCGGCCACCGGTTTTACCGGGGTCTTTCTCCGTCTGCCTGCACACCATTGCGCGGGCCGTACGGGGCAAGAGGGCCGAGTTCTCCGCGAGGCCGGATGCCGCCGCGAAGGTTCATCGAATCCGATAGATTGGGTGAACGGCCGCGCGCCTAGGCCAAACGCCGCGCAAAAGCAAGGTAAATGGCGGGCAAGTCCGATAGGTTTGAGCACATGGAGCACGGTTCAGGGAGAAGAAAGCGATCCCGCGTGATGGCCTCTAAAGGCGCGCCAATCCGAGGCTTGAAGGGCAGGGCGGTGGCCAAAAGAAAAGACCGGGAAGCCATCCGGCCCCCGGTCTCATCTCAGAACAGTGATTTGGCGATCAGCTGTCGGTAGTTTCCGTCATACCGGCTTCCATGTTTTCGTCCGATGCGGAATTCGTGTCCTTCCAGATGCGCATGGCATCGACGCTGACATCGGCCATGAGGCCTTCTGCGTTGAAGACGTAAAGCACCGTCTTGCCGCCGGCGGTTTCGGCTGCGGCATTGGCATCAGCATTGGCGATGACCACCGAGCTTTCGGCGCCGATGCTCCATTCACCGTCATCTTCGAATTGGGCCAACGATTCCTGGTTGGGCATCTTGAAGACATAGGACGCTGCCGAGACACCTGCCTGCAGGCCGATGCTGGCTTCACCCATGTTGTAATAGTCGACGACCTGGCCGTTGCGGATCAATGCACCTTCGCCGCCTTCACCGCCAACACCCAGCGCAACCGAGGTTACATCGGGGAAGACGAGGTAGCTGTAGCCATCATTGCCGCAAGTCGGCTCAACCTGCTCGCACTGTTGCAGAGCGGCGAGGGCCTTGTCATCAAGAGTGGCGTTTTCGGTCATCTGACCCTGTTCCTCAGGGGTCGTTTCCGCTTCGTCCGAAGGGTTCGAGCCGCACGCGGCAAGTGCGCCCGCGAGGGCGATAATCGACAGAAATCTCATAGGTTTCCCTTTCCCAATTATGGCACAGCTCCAGCTGCCCCTGCCGAGACAACCTTTTGCCACAATTCATGTTCCAGAAAGTTTTCCTAGGCCTTGCCGAGAGCATCCGCGACCGCCTCGATCGCAGCGGAAATCGCTTCCTCCTTGCCCAGCGCGCTGGTGTCGATGACCATGGCGTCCGCTGCGGGCACGAGGGGGGCGACATCGCGGTTGCGGTCGCGCTCGTCGCGGCGGCGCAGGTCGTCCTGGATTTCCAGGAGCGTCACTTTCACGCCCCGTCCGCGCATTTCGAGAAAGCGGCGCTGTGCGCGGGCCTCGACGCTGGCCGTGATGAAGAGCTTGGCTTCGGCTTCGGGCGCGATCACCGTCCCGATGTCCCTTCCGTCGAGCACGGCACCGCCTTCCTGCGTGGCGAAACCGCGCTGGCGTTCGTAGAGCGCCTGACGCACGGCGGGATGGACCGAGACGCGGCTTGCCAGACCGCCGGTATCCTCGTCGCGCAAGTGCGGATCGTCGAGCAGGCTGTCCGGGAAGCTCGTGGCGGCCAGCGCGTCGCCGCCGTCATCTGGATCGCCACCGTCAAGGAACACCTGCCGACCGACTGCGCGATAGAGCAGCCCCGTGTCGAGATGCGGCAAGCCGAAGTGCTCGGCCAGCGCCTTGGCAATGGTGCCCTTTCCCGAGGCGGTCGGTCCGTCGACGGCGATGATCATGTGCGACTCCTGCGGCTTTTCAGTCCCTTCGCCAAGCCCCAGATGGCAATCGCTGCCCAGAAGCCTTCGAGAACGAGGCTCGGCCAATTGGTATGAACGACCAGCGAGACGGTCAGCAAGGCGGCACCCGTCAAATTGGTGCCATGCAGGATGAAGGGGTTCGGCTCGTCCTTGTAGGTCAGATAGGCGTAGGCGCCGATGATGCAGGCCGTGCCGACGAAGCCGACCATGCTCGCCCAGTCGAGACCGGTCACGAGGCAGCCTCGTCGAGCAGAGCAGTGAAGTTCGGGAAGCTGGTGGCGATCGGTTCGGTGCTGTCGACTTCTACTCCGGCCTTGCTGGCAAGACCGGCGACGGCCATGCTCATCGCGATACGGTGATCGAGGTGCGTGGTGATCACGCCGCCACCGGGCAGGGCCTTGCCGCCGCTACCGCGAATGACGAGGCCGTCGTCACGTTCTTCGACATCGGCGCCTGCCAGTTTGAGGGCTGCTGCCATCGCAGCGAGGCGGTCGCTTTCCTTCACGCGCAGTTCCTCTAGGCCGGTCGTAACCGTCGTTCCTTGCGCAAGCGCGGCGGCGACGAACAGCACGGGAAACTCGTCGATCATGCTCGGCGCGATTGAAGGGTCGACCTCGATGCCCTTGAGCTGCGCATGGCGCACGCGAAGGTCAGCCACCGGCTCCCCGCCGACTTCGCGCTCTTCGAGATAGTCGATGCTTGCGCCCATCTGGCCAAGCACGCGGAAAATGCCGTCGCGGGTCGGGTTTAGGCCGACATTCTCGATCACGAGATCGCTGCCCGGCACGATGCTGGCCGCAACGGCAAAGAATGCTGCTGACGAGGGGTCGCCCGGAACGGTGATGTCGCAAGGTTCGAGGTCGCAGGGACCGGTCAGTTTGATGATCCGTTCGCCGTCGCGCTCTTCGACCTGCACGTCGACGCCGAAGCCGCGCAGCATCCGCTCGGTATGGTCGCGCGTGGGCACCGGTTCGATCACCTTGGTCGTGCCGGGCGTATTGAGACCGGCGAGCAGCACGGCGCTCTTCACCTGTGCCGATGCCACAGGCAGCCGGTAGCTGATCGGGACGGCGGGCTGGAGGCCTTGCATGACCAGCGGCAGCGTACCGCCGGGGGAGGAGGTGAAGCTGGCGCCCATGGCCGACAGCGGGTCGATGACGCGGCCCATCGGGCGCTTGGACAGGCTGGCGTCGCCCGTGAAGGTCGCGGTGATGCCATGGCTCGCGACCAGGCCCATGAGCAGCCGGGTCGAAGTGCCCGAATTGCCCATGTCGAGCGCCTGTTGCGGCTGGAGCAGCGTGCCGACACCCACGCCGTCGACGATCCAGTCGTCGCCATCCTTCTCGATCCTCGCGCCCATCGCCCGCAGCGCGGCGGCCGTGGCGAGCACGTCCTCGCCTTCCAGCAGGCCCGAGATGCGGCTGCGGCCCACTGCCAGGGCGCCGAACATGAGCGATCGGTGGCTGATCGACTTGTCTCCCGGCACGCGGATGCGTCCGGTCAGCGGGCCACGGGAAGAAAATCGGTGCGATGTCACGAAAGCGTATCCATATATGGCCTGCGCTTTGACAGCGCCCATGCACTCTGGCAAGGCGCGCGCGCTATCGATTCCTCCCCCTTTACTTTAGGGCGATGGAGTCCATCTTTATTCGAGAATTCCAGCCTCGCCCGTCCGGCGGGGCCAGCATCCAAGGATTACACATGGTCAAACCTGAATGGGGCACCAAGCGCACCTGCCCTAACTGCGGCACCCGCTTCTACGATCTGAACAAGGAAAATCCCGTCACCTGCATCGAATGCGGTGAAGAGTGGACGCCCGAACCCGTGCTCAAGTCCAAGCAGCCGATCCTTGCAGAGGACGAAGCCAAGAAGAAGAAGGACGCCGAAGCCGATAGCGATCTGGGCGGCGACGATGATGACGATCTGGATATCGACATCGACGAAGACGATGATTCCCCCGACAATGAAGTCGACCTTGGCGGCGACGACGACCTCGGTGTCGAGACCAAGTCCAAGGGCGACGACGACGGCGCGGACGAAAGCTGATTTAGCTTAAAATAGCTGTTGCATTGCGGGAGGACCCCTTATATTGGGCGCCTCCCGCAAGGGCAGTGCACCATCCCAGGATGCGCTGTATCGAAAATGGCACGGGGCCTTAGCTCAGCTGGGAGAGCGCTACAATGGCATTGTAGAGGTCAGCGGTTCGATCCCGCTAGGCTCCACCATTTTCCCGGATTTGATGGTAGCAGGCCGTGGCGACGGCTGCGGTCTGCTTCCACCACACCCGGGATAAAGCTTGGGTTTCCATAGGGGTACGCCCCACGCTGGCCGACGAGTTCTCGTCCGCCGGCGTTTTTCGCGTTTTCGGGAGTTTCCCAGAAAAAGTGGCTCCCACTTTTTCGGTTCGGGAAGCGACCAGACAATAATTTCGGGCCTTTCGAGGTTCGGCAAGGAGTAGAACACACATGTTCGACAATCTGTCCGACCGGCTCGGTAATGTCTTTGACAAGCTCAAGGGCCGCGGCGCGCTATCCGAAAACGACGTGCGCGAGGCCATGCGCGAAGTGCGCATCGCGCTGCTCGAAGCCGATGTCGCGCTGCCCGTCGTTCGCCGTTTCATCGATGCGGTCACCGAAAAGGCGATCGGTTCGGAAGTCCTGAAGTCGGTCACCCCCGGCCAGCAGGTCGTCAAGATCGTCAATGACGAGCTGGTCGAAATGCTCGGCGGCACGGGCGACGATGCCGAACCGCGCGAACTGAACCTCAACGCCAAGCCCCCGGTCGTCATCATGATGGTCGGCCTCCAGGGCTCGGGTAAGACGACCACGACCGCCAAGCTGGGCAAGCTCCTCAAGGAGAAGCACGGCAAGAAGTCGATGATGGCCTCGCTCGACGTCAATCGTCCGGCCGCGCAGGAACAGCTCAAGGTGCTGGGCGAGCAGGTCGATGTCGCGACCCTGCCGATCGTCCCGGGCCAGCAGCCGGTCGATATCGCACGCCGCGCGATGGAAGCTGCCAAGCTGCAGGCTGCCGACGTGCTGCTGCTCGATACCGCGGGCCGCCTCCATGTCGATGAAGCGCTGATGGCCGAGATGAAGGCGATCAACGCCGTTTCCGCGCCGACCGAAGTGCTGCTGGTCGTCGACAGCCTGACCGGTCAGGACGCGGTCAACGTTGCGCAGAGCTTTACCGGCGAAGTGCCGCTGACCGGCGTGGTCCTGACGCGGATGGACGGCGATGCACGCGGCGGTGCGGCGCTCTCGATGCGCTATGTCACCGGCAAGCCGGTCAAGTTTGCCGGTACGGGCGAGAAGCTCGACGCGATCGAGGCATTCGATCCCAGCCGTGTTGCCGGCCGCATCCTCGGCATGGGCGACGTGGTCAGCCTCGTCGAGAAGGCGGCCGCCACGATCAAGGAAGAAGAGGCCGAAGCGCTCGCCAAGAAGATGGCGAAGGGCGAGTTCGACCTCGACGACCTGCGCATGCAACTTAGGCAGATGCAAAGCATGGGCGGCCTCGGCGCGCTCGCGGGCATGATGCCGGGCATGAAGAAGGCCAAGGCCGCGATGCAGGCTTCGGGCATGGACGACAAGGTCCTGCTCCATATGGACGCCATCATCGGATCGATGACGCCCAAGGAGCGCAAGCTGCCCAAGCTGCTGAATGCCAAGCGCAAGAAGCGCGTGGCGGCCGGTTCGGGCACCCAGGTGCAGGACGTGAACAAGGTGCTCAAGATGCACCAGGAAATGGCCAAGGCCATGAAGCAGATCAAGAAGATGGGCGGCCTCAAGGGTCTCGGCGCGCTGTTCGGCAAGGGCGGCATGGGTGCCGCGATGCCCGGACTTGGCGGACCGGGCGGCGGCATGGGCGGCCTGCCGGGTCTCGGCGGCGGAGGTAAGGGGCCTTCGGTCGATCCCGACACGCTGCCTGCCGACCTGCGTGACATGTTGAACAAGAAATAACCGAAATTACAGAAATTTACATTCGAAAGGTGAAGTAAAATGGCAGTTGCAATTCGTCTGTCGCGCGGTGGCGCGAAGAAGCGTCCTTACTACCGCATCGTCGTGTCGGACTCGCGCAGCCCGCGTGACGGCAAGTACCTCGAGCAGATCGGCACCTACAACCCGATGCTGCCGAAGGATTCGGGCGAGCGCGTGAAGCTCGACGAAGACCGTGCACGTCACTGGCTGTCGGTTGGCGCGACCCCGTCGGACCGCGTCCTTCGCTTCCTCGACGCCGCCGGCATCCTCGAGCGTGCACCGCGCAACAACCCCAAGAAGGGTGAGCCGGGCGAAGCCGCCAAGGAACGCGCTGAAGAAAAGGCTGCCAAGGCTGCTGAAGCTGAAGAAGCTGCCAAGGCTGCTGAAGAAGAAGCCAAGGCCGCTGCCGAAGCTCCGGCTGAAGAAGCAGCTGCTGAAGAAGCACCGGCTGAAGAAGCCGCTGCCGAAGAAGCTACCGAAGACAAGGGCGAGTAATCTCTCCCATGCAGGACAAGCCCGTCACGCTGGCCGCCGTCACCGGTGCACATGGCGTGGCGGGCGAAGTCCGCCTGAAGCTGTTTGGCGAGGGGCTGGAAGGCCTCAAGCCGCACAAGAGCTTCAACGAGGGTAAACTCACCCTTTCCAAGGTCCGCAGCGACAACAAGGGCGGCGCTATCGCACGCTTCGCCGAAGTCACGGGCCGCAACGAAGCCGAGGCCCTGCGCGGCACCGTGCTGACTGTCCCGCGCGAGGCACTTCCCTCGCTGGAAGAGGGCGAATTCTACTATTCCGACCTGCTCGACCTACCTGTCGTGACCGACAAGGGAGACGAGGTCGGCCATGTCTGTGCGGTGGAGAATTTCGGCGCGACCGAGATCGTCGAGATCGAAAAGCCCGACGGCAAGAAATTCATGGTCCCGCTGACCGAGCAGGCCGTTCCCGACTGGGACAGCGAGAAACTGACCGTCAACGCCGACTTCGTCGACTAACGACGCAGCGGCATCTTTTCCGCCAAGCGGTTGCGGATCGCTGTCGAAGCGACCCCGGCCTGGCCCATGGCATGGCTGATCTGGTCTAGCCCCACAACGACATCCCCCGCCGCAAACAGCCCGTTCACACTGGTTTCCAGGTGATCGCTGACCTCGATACAGCCTTCCTCGCTGACCTTCGCGCCGCATTTCTGCGCGAGGCCGGAACGGATGACGCTGCCGAGCGCGGGGTACATGGAATCGAACCGCATCCGCCCCTCGGCGGTATCGAACGCGATGCGTCCTTCCTCGATCGCGAAATCCCCGCAGGGTCCTGCAACCCGTTTGATGCCAGCGCCGTCCAGAACCTTGCTGCATGCATCGGACAGATCATGGTCTCCCCCCGGCGAAACCAGCGTAATGTCGTCGGTGAATGTGCGGATGAACTGCGCTTCGGCGGTGCCGTGGTCGCCTGTGCCGATCACCGCGACTGTCTTGTCGGTGACCTCATAGCCGTCGCACACCGGGCAATAGCGGATCAGCCCGCGTGACAAGGCCTCGTCATGGAGCTGGTCGTCGATGCCTTCGGGGCGGTTGTTCACCACGCCCGTTGCCAGCAGGACCGTTCGCGCGCGATATTCCTCGTCGCCGCACGTAACCGTGAAGCACTCGTCCGGCTTTGCCAAGTTCGTGACCCGCTTCGGTTCTCGCAAGGCGCCATACTTAGCGGCCTGCTCGCGCATCCTCTCGAGCAGTTCCTCGCCCTTGATACCGTCGGGAAAGCCGGCGTGATTGTGGCTCATCGGGATCCAGCTGGCGCGGCTCGTTCCGCAGTCGAACAGACGGATGTCGAGATGGTAGCGCGCGAGATATATTGCGGCGGTCAGGCCTGCGGGGCCTGCGCCCACGATGATGCAGTCATCCGGTTTCATGGCATTGATACGCGCAAGGGTGGGAAGGGTGCCAAAGTCGCTTGCAGAGCGCTGTGTTGCACATATAGAACGCCTCTTGCCCGGACCGGACGTGTCGGCCACGTTCCGGGCGACATTCGAGAAAGAACTCGCTGGATTAAAAGGGGCCACATGATGATCGGCACCGCCGCACTCGTAATCGGGTCCTATGCCGCCATGAGCGCCAGCATGAGCGCATTCGTGGCCAAGGTGTCCCCGACCATCGGTCCGCGCCTGCGCCACCTGTTTGCGGGCGCCTCGCCGCTCGCAGTGCTCCTCGCCGTGCGCCTCGAAGGCGGGCCGAGCACCACGCTCGACGGCATGGACCTGTTCTCGGCCGGCGGGCTCGTGGCGTTGGGCATCGTGACGTCGAGCGTGGTCGGGAAGGTCATTCCCACCGCGACTTCGGACAGGACAAAGCTCACCTCGCGCTGAGGCATGATTTGCTGCGCGGGATAGCCAACCGGTGCCGCCCGCGCTAACCGCGTCGGCATGACGACGCTCAAGGTAGCCATCGCGCAAGCCGCGCCCGTTCCGCTCGCAATCGGCGACGGGATCGACAAGGCCGTGCGCCTTGCCCGCGAGGCGATCGAGGGCGGGGCACAGCTGGTCGCTTTCGGCGAGACCTTCCTCGGTGGCTATCCGCTGTGGCTGGACGAGGCACCCGGCGCGGCGCTGTGGGATCATCCCGGCACCAAGGCGCTGCACCGCATCCTGCTCGAACAGGCGGTGGTTGCGAATGACGAGCGGCTGCTGCCTTTGCAGGAGCTATGCGACGAGAGTGGCGCGGTAATCAGCATCGGCGCGCATGAGCGGGTGCGTTCAAGCCTCTACAACAACCAGATGACCTTCCGGCCCGGCATGCCGGTGCTCGACCATCGCAAGCTGGTGCCGACACATGGCGAGCGGCTTATCTGGATGCGCGGCGACGGCTCGACGCTCGGCGTGCACCAGGCGGAATGGGGCAAGGTTGGCTCTCTCATCTGCTGGGAGCACTGGATGCCGCTCGCCCGCGCGGCGATGCACAATCTCGGCGAGAGAGTGCATGTGGCGGCATGGCCCACCGTGCGCGAGGAATATGCGCTCGCCTCGCGCCACTATGCGATGGAGGGGCGGTGCTTCGTGCTGGCGGCAGGGCTGGTGCAGAAGAAGGACGACCTGTTTGACGGGCTGGAGCGGGCTGCCCGCGCTCAAGCAGCCGAAGGCGGTAGCGCACCAAAAATCGACGCGGCGGCGAAGGAGCTCATCGAGGCAATCGAGGGCGATGCGCTCAACCGCGGCGGATCGATGATTATCGCGCCCGACGCGCGGATAGTGGCGCAGGCGGGTGAGGGCGAGGAAACACTATTGGCCGATCTCGATCTCGGCGAGATTGGGCAGGGGCTGGCGAGCCTCGATACGGACGGTCACTACTCGCGACCTGATGTGTTCGAATTGAGGATCGATACCGGTGCAAAGGACGGCGTAAGTTGGCGGTAGCTACTAAAATGGTTGAAGCACCTTCGATGGAGCATGGCTGCTACGATTGCGGTCTTTTGGACGGCACGCCAGTCCGTGACTCGCTAGTCGATCTTATGCTGGTTGGGTCTGTCTTGCTCTTTGCTGCATTCATTGCCTTCCGGGCGTTCCAGCTATTGCGCGAGAAACTAAAGGCAAATCGCAGGCGTAGTCAGGACGGTTTGGAATGACCTTCGCCGCCACCATCCTTACTCTCTACCCAGAGATGTTTCCCGGGCCGCTGGGCGTGTCGCTTGCGGGCAGGGCGCTCGAGCGGGGGGACTGGTCGTGTGAGACTGTCCAGATGCGCGATTTCGCCACCGACAAGCACCGCACTGTCGATGACACGCCGGCAGGCGGCGGGGCGGGTATGGTGCTCAAGGCGGATGTGCTGGGACCGGCAATCGAGAGCGTGGGCGAGGGGCGTCCGATCCTCGCCATGACGCCGCGCGGGAAGCCCATCACGCAGGCGCGTATTCGCGAGATTGCGCAGGGTCCTGGCGTCTCCATCCTTTGCGGTCGTTTCGAAGGCTTCGACGAGCGGATTTTCGACCATTACCCTGAGATCGAACAGGTCAGCCTTGCCGATATCGTCCTGTCGGGCGGAGAGACGGCCGCAATCGCGATACTCGACGCTTGCATTCGGTTGCTTCCCGGAGTAATGGGCGCGCCCGATAGCGGAGTCGAGGAGTCCTACGAGAACGGGCTCATCGAATATCCGCAATACACCCGACCTCAGGAATGGGAAGGGCGCACGATCCCTGAAGTGCTGCGATCGGGGGATCATGCGAAGATCGCTGCTTGGCGCAAGGCAAGGAGCGAGGAAGACACACGGTTACGCAGGCCGGACCTTTGGGATCGCTATAGTGGCGATCGGGACCAGTCTGCCTCTGATGCGCGGCAAAAGAAGTAGGAAGACCAGGCAAATGAACCTGATCCAGCAGCTCGAAGCCGAAGCCATTGAAAACCTCGGCAAGGACATTCCCGAATTCCGCGCAGGCGACACCGTCCGCGTCGGCGTGAAGGTTGTCGAAGGCACCCGCGAGCGTGTCCAGAATTTCGAAGGCGTTGTCATTGCCCGCTCGAACCGCGGCATGGGCAGCAACTTCACCGTCCGCAAGCTTTCGTTCGGTGAAGGCGTGGAGCGTGTGTTCCCGCTCTACTCGCCGATCGTCGACAGCA is a window encoding:
- a CDS encoding YSC84-related protein, which codes for MRFLSIIALAGALAACGSNPSDEAETTPEEQGQMTENATLDDKALAALQQCEQVEPTCGNDGYSYLVFPDVTSVALGVGGEGGEGALIRNGQVVDYYNMGEASIGLQAGVSAASYVFKMPNQESLAQFEDDGEWSIGAESSVVIANADANAAAETAGGKTVLYVFNAEGLMADVSVDAMRIWKDTNSASDENMEAGMTETTDS
- a CDS encoding (d)CMP kinase, with the translated sequence MIIAVDGPTASGKGTIAKALAEHFGLPHLDTGLLYRAVGRQVFLDGGDPDDGGDALAATSFPDSLLDDPHLRDEDTGGLASRVSVHPAVRQALYERQRGFATQEGGAVLDGRDIGTVIAPEAEAKLFITASVEARAQRRFLEMRGRGVKVTLLEIQDDLRRRDERDRNRDVAPLVPAADAMVIDTSALGKEEAISAAIEAVADALGKA
- a CDS encoding CBU_0592 family membrane protein, coding for MVGFVGTACIIGAYAYLTYKDEPNPFILHGTNLTGAALLTVSLVVHTNWPSLVLEGFWAAIAIWGLAKGLKSRRSRT
- the aroA gene encoding 3-phosphoshikimate 1-carboxyvinyltransferase, with the translated sequence MGAVKAQAIYGYAFVTSHRFSSRGPLTGRIRVPGDKSISHRSLMFGALAVGRSRISGLLEGEDVLATAAALRAMGARIEKDGDDWIVDGVGVGTLLQPQQALDMGNSGTSTRLLMGLVASHGITATFTGDASLSKRPMGRVIDPLSAMGASFTSSPGGTLPLVMQGLQPAVPISYRLPVASAQVKSAVLLAGLNTPGTTKVIEPVPTRDHTERMLRGFGVDVQVEERDGERIIKLTGPCDLEPCDITVPGDPSSAAFFAVAASIVPGSDLVIENVGLNPTRDGIFRVLGQMGASIDYLEEREVGGEPVADLRVRHAQLKGIEVDPSIAPSMIDEFPVLFVAAALAQGTTVTTGLEELRVKESDRLAAMAAALKLAGADVEERDDGLVIRGSGGKALPGGGVITTHLDHRIAMSMAVAGLASKAGVEVDSTEPIATSFPNFTALLDEAAS
- a CDS encoding FYDLN acid domain-containing protein; protein product: MVKPEWGTKRTCPNCGTRFYDLNKENPVTCIECGEEWTPEPVLKSKQPILAEDEAKKKKDAEADSDLGGDDDDDLDIDIDEDDDSPDNEVDLGGDDDLGVETKSKGDDDGADES
- the ffh gene encoding signal recognition particle protein gives rise to the protein MFDNLSDRLGNVFDKLKGRGALSENDVREAMREVRIALLEADVALPVVRRFIDAVTEKAIGSEVLKSVTPGQQVVKIVNDELVEMLGGTGDDAEPRELNLNAKPPVVIMMVGLQGSGKTTTTAKLGKLLKEKHGKKSMMASLDVNRPAAQEQLKVLGEQVDVATLPIVPGQQPVDIARRAMEAAKLQAADVLLLDTAGRLHVDEALMAEMKAINAVSAPTEVLLVVDSLTGQDAVNVAQSFTGEVPLTGVVLTRMDGDARGGAALSMRYVTGKPVKFAGTGEKLDAIEAFDPSRVAGRILGMGDVVSLVEKAAATIKEEEAEALAKKMAKGEFDLDDLRMQLRQMQSMGGLGALAGMMPGMKKAKAAMQASGMDDKVLLHMDAIIGSMTPKERKLPKLLNAKRKKRVAAGSGTQVQDVNKVLKMHQEMAKAMKQIKKMGGLKGLGALFGKGGMGAAMPGLGGPGGGMGGLPGLGGGGKGPSVDPDTLPADLRDMLNKK
- the rpsP gene encoding 30S ribosomal protein S16, which codes for MAVAIRLSRGGAKKRPYYRIVVSDSRSPRDGKYLEQIGTYNPMLPKDSGERVKLDEDRARHWLSVGATPSDRVLRFLDAAGILERAPRNNPKKGEPGEAAKERAEEKAAKAAEAEEAAKAAEEEAKAAAEAPAEEAAAEEAPAEEAAAEEATEDKGE
- the rimM gene encoding ribosome maturation factor RimM (Essential for efficient processing of 16S rRNA) — protein: MQDKPVTLAAVTGAHGVAGEVRLKLFGEGLEGLKPHKSFNEGKLTLSKVRSDNKGGAIARFAEVTGRNEAEALRGTVLTVPREALPSLEEGEFYYSDLLDLPVVTDKGDEVGHVCAVENFGATEIVEIEKPDGKKFMVPLTEQAVPDWDSEKLTVNADFVD
- a CDS encoding NAD(P)/FAD-dependent oxidoreductase, translated to MKPDDCIIVGAGPAGLTAAIYLARYHLDIRLFDCGTSRASWIPMSHNHAGFPDGIKGEELLERMREQAAKYGALREPKRVTNLAKPDECFTVTCGDEEYRARTVLLATGVVNNRPEGIDDQLHDEALSRGLIRYCPVCDGYEVTDKTVAVIGTGDHGTAEAQFIRTFTDDITLVSPGGDHDLSDACSKVLDGAGIKRVAGPCGDFAIEEGRIAFDTAEGRMRFDSMYPALGSVIRSGLAQKCGAKVSEEGCIEVSDHLETSVNGLFAAGDVVVGLDQISHAMGQAGVASTAIRNRLAEKMPLRR
- a CDS encoding carbon-nitrogen hydrolase family protein, whose amino-acid sequence is MTTLKVAIAQAAPVPLAIGDGIDKAVRLAREAIEGGAQLVAFGETFLGGYPLWLDEAPGAALWDHPGTKALHRILLEQAVVANDERLLPLQELCDESGAVISIGAHERVRSSLYNNQMTFRPGMPVLDHRKLVPTHGERLIWMRGDGSTLGVHQAEWGKVGSLICWEHWMPLARAAMHNLGERVHVAAWPTVREEYALASRHYAMEGRCFVLAAGLVQKKDDLFDGLERAARAQAAEGGSAPKIDAAAKELIEAIEGDALNRGGSMIIAPDARIVAQAGEGEETLLADLDLGEIGQGLASLDTDGHYSRPDVFELRIDTGAKDGVSWR
- the trmD gene encoding tRNA (guanosine(37)-N1)-methyltransferase TrmD codes for the protein MTFAATILTLYPEMFPGPLGVSLAGRALERGDWSCETVQMRDFATDKHRTVDDTPAGGGAGMVLKADVLGPAIESVGEGRPILAMTPRGKPITQARIREIAQGPGVSILCGRFEGFDERIFDHYPEIEQVSLADIVLSGGETAAIAILDACIRLLPGVMGAPDSGVEESYENGLIEYPQYTRPQEWEGRTIPEVLRSGDHAKIAAWRKARSEEDTRLRRPDLWDRYSGDRDQSASDARQKK
- the rplS gene encoding 50S ribosomal protein L19 — protein: MNLIQQLEAEAIENLGKDIPEFRAGDTVRVGVKVVEGTRERVQNFEGVVIARSNRGMGSNFTVRKLSFGEGVERVFPLYSPIVDSITVVRRGIVRRAKLYYLRGRTGKRARIAERRDNAPKA